In one Cercospora beticola chromosome 1, complete sequence genomic region, the following are encoded:
- a CDS encoding uncharacterized protein (BUSCO:EOG09261V2P), which translates to MHQLPRLSPRSASAASNPTPNPERTNNPRDRPPQRTRSSVDLSSYTERPVNDAYQDSNRDTATGSQDREATKLNQIIQHFHSKAALTICSARANLPQVMNKAGELKQNRWFNLVLDETDVLIDDLYPWRRPDLSERRPGPLVIEVYADTSHLSHSQALVVVDDAGKRWDVSDALSSSADSSPRQNRNGGRLIEVVLERWTIELGDADDYSSSELNDALPNVYKKGVVLFRSLYTASRCLPAWKLHRKLTRQPGAHQALRLRFRIREGHDVPQALSDPLYTPLCPTEQNATTPIRRYKIPPLLCRTGPLSVSVEYRTSCDLNVADSEALLSSRFMGLDEGRQPVVVQGRSLPGPRSGQSRVQYSSLAGATSNQRTRIGAYGSLGTFHAAEKRASPVTELKQRVLDDMDDDTDRPGSSRGGESGRGTPLSLVNNPPFKAGSLASSPKPSPSTSLGRSDSYSISRKLGTSASEKRVSLNTLPQQALRAPPIPSETAIASSGSSSPKPAPVHRYSSSFANRNKRFTSQSSNKAAESNASSGRGSSSSKDRSGQLMEGTPGSSGSGQQSDDNDIASFIKQLSDAKDLPLSRPESRGNTINLSKYSGRVGQQEKLDEAMSASSLLHQSGTPPSRRLSNVPGLSTSSSPSRAIAGAHAPFVRSRLSTHSIAEEVTGASGGLSGSDSPKINEEEEEEDEEPFIFPQDNIDH; encoded by the exons ATGCACCAGCTGCCTCGCTTGTCGCCTCGCAGCGCCTCTGCTGCGAGCAACCCTACCCCGAACCCCGAACGGACCAACAACCCGAGAGATCGACCGCCACAACGTACACGATCCAGCGTCGACCTTTCCTCGTACACAGAACGGCCCGTGAATGATGCCTACCAGGACTCAAATCGAGATACTGCGACTGGAAGTCAAGATAGGGAAGCTACCAAACTCAATCAGATAATACAG CACTTTCACTCCAAAGCAGCGTTGACAATATGCTCTGCACGGGCGAACCTGCCCCAAGTAATGAACAAAGCTGGCGAGTTGAAGCAGAATAGATGG TTCAACCTCGTTCTTGACGAGACAGACGTACTGATCGATGATCTTTACCCATGGAGGCGGCCAGACCTCTCCGAGAGACGTCCTGGACCACTAGTCATCGAGGTATATGCCGACACCTCTCATCTCTCGCACAGTCAAGCTTTGGTCGTAGTTGACGATGCTGGGAAACGCTGGGATGTCTCTGACGCGTTGAGCTCGTCAGCCGATTCCAGCCCGCGCCAGAATCGCAACGGCGGACGCTTGATTGAGGTGGTGCTTGAGCGCTGGACCATTGAGCTTGGCGATGCAGACGACTACTCTTCATCGGAGCTGAACGACGCTCTGCCAAACGTGTACAAGAAGGGTGTCGTCCTCTTCAGGTCGCTATACACCGCATCTCGCTGCCTTCCAGCGTGGAAACTGCATCGGAAGCTAACCAGACAACCCGGCGCCCACCAGGCACTGAGACTGAGGTTCCGCATTAGAGAAGGACACGATGTTCCGCAAGCACTGTCAGATCCTCTGTATACTCCCCTGTGTCCCACAGAACAGAATGCTACAACTCCAATACGGAGATACAAGATCCCTCCTCTTTTGTGCCGGACTGGTCCCTTATCGGTATCTGTGGAGTACCGGACGAGCTGCGACTTGAATGTAGCTGATTCGGAGGCTTTGCTGAGCTCGCGCTTCATGGGCCTAGACGAAGGACGCCAACCGGTCGTCGTGCAAGGCAGATCGCTGCCTGGCCCGCGCAGTGGTCAGTCTCGAGTGCAATATAGCAGTCTTGCTGGAGCTACCAGCAACCAAAGGACTCGCATTGGTGCCTATGGGAGCCTTGGCACATTTCATGCAGCGGAGAAACGTGCTTCGCCAGTGACAGAGCTCAAGCAACGAGTGCTAGACGACATGGACGACGATACAGATCGGccaggcagcagcagaggaggagagtCTGGAAGAGGAACTCCATTGAGTCTGGTCAACAACCCGCCATTCAAGGCCGGGTCGCTCGCCTCATCACCAAAGCCATCACCCAGCACGTCTCTTGGACGATCGGACAGTTATTCCATTTCGAGGAAACTGGGCACTTCAGCATCGGAAAAGCGTGTATCTTTGAACACGCTCCCTCAGCAGGCACTTCGAGCGCCGCCGATCCCGAGCGAGACCGCTATTGCATCTTCCGGCTCATCTTCACCGAAGCCAGCACCTGTCCACAGGTACAGCAGCAGTTTTGCTAACCGCAATAAGCGCTTCACCTCTCAAAGCAGTAATAAGGCGGCGGAGAGTAATGCCAGCTCGGGACGAGGAAGCAGCTCATCCAAAGATCGCTCGGGCCAGCTGATGGAGGGCACCCCCGGCTCTTCTGGAAGTGGCCAGCAGTCAGACGACAACGACATTGCTTCTTTTATCAAGCAGCTGTCCGATGCCAAAGATCTGCCACTTTCAAGGCCCGAATCTCGTGGGAATACAATTAACCTCTCCAAATACTCTGGAAGGGTTGGTCAACAGGAGAAGCTGGATGAGGCGATGAGCGCTAGTTCGTTGCTGCATCAAAGTGGCACTCCGCCAAGCAGACGACTGAGCAATGTCCCTGGCCTTTCGACAAGTTCCAGTCCTTCCCGTGCCATTGCTGGGGCGCATGCACCGTTTGTTAGGAGCAGACTGAGTACGCACAGCATTGCAGAGGAGGTCACTGGCGCCTCGGGAGGACTGTCTGGCTCGGATAGCCCAAAAATtaatgaggaggaagaagaagaggacgaggagccgTTCATCTTCCCGCAAGATAACATCGACCACTAA